One stretch of Filifactor alocis ATCC 35896 DNA includes these proteins:
- the recG gene encoding ATP-dependent DNA helicase RecG, translating to MKKTDGMESIKGIGSKKATLLKQLGIETIEDFLLYFPFRYEDRATHVPLDEIRTEDKVFSSGRIVSFQTSRPKPKMTITKITVCSELGKEGVITIFNNPYLHKQYSVGDCIQFYGMCQIKGRKILFSSPEIEPFGKNVLMNYIYPIYPLVKGLSNHDMVNAMRTILQSLGELEEVFPESLLQKRSLAPFDFAVRNIHFPHSVSALKSARYRLIYQEFFMLQMHLLNLRNKDETARSFVLKELEQAKSFFDKIPFELTNAQKRVLQEMTEDLKQEKPMQRLVQGDVGSGKTVLAWYATYLTFLNGYQTVLMAPTEVLAKQHYEGAKKLFEGSGVRIAFLSGSISKKKKEEIYQGISDGDYDLVIGTHAVIQEGVHFSKLALAITDEQHRFGVKQRGKLSKQYEISPHILVMTATPIPRTLTLVLQGDLDISIIDELPKGRKQIETYAIEQKKAHMVYGQCIGELQKGRQLYIVCPLVKESEVLDLKSAEELYESLKTGVFSSFRVGLLHGKMKSSEKTEMMRQYQEHEIDVLVSTTVIEVGINVPNATVMIIEDAQRFGLSQLHQLRGRVGRGSDQSYCYLIYRGYDQVALKRMQVMTSTNDGFVIAEKDLEIRGPGEVLGVKQHGIPELKLADFTKHQKVMFASKEDIQELTDKRLVCSEQERKTLGDRVEETFQKKMEHLVMN from the coding sequence ATGAAAAAGACAGACGGTATGGAAAGTATCAAGGGAATCGGAAGCAAAAAAGCGACATTGTTGAAACAATTGGGAATCGAAACAATAGAAGATTTTTTGTTGTATTTTCCTTTCCGTTATGAAGACAGAGCAACTCATGTTCCATTGGATGAGATTCGAACAGAAGATAAAGTATTTTCTTCCGGAAGAATTGTCTCGTTTCAGACTTCTCGCCCGAAACCGAAAATGACGATTACCAAAATAACAGTCTGTTCCGAATTGGGAAAAGAAGGAGTGATTACCATCTTCAACAATCCCTATCTTCACAAGCAGTATTCTGTAGGAGATTGTATCCAGTTTTACGGAATGTGCCAGATAAAAGGACGAAAAATATTATTTTCTTCTCCTGAGATTGAACCGTTTGGGAAGAATGTATTGATGAACTATATCTATCCTATCTATCCGCTCGTCAAAGGATTGAGCAACCATGATATGGTAAATGCCATGCGTACTATTCTTCAATCATTGGGAGAATTGGAAGAAGTTTTTCCTGAGTCATTGTTACAAAAAAGAAGTTTGGCACCGTTTGATTTTGCTGTGCGAAACATTCATTTTCCTCATTCTGTTTCTGCTTTAAAAAGTGCAAGATATCGTTTGATTTATCAAGAGTTTTTTATGTTACAAATGCATCTTTTGAATTTGAGAAACAAGGATGAAACGGCTCGTTCTTTTGTATTGAAAGAGCTTGAACAAGCAAAGTCTTTCTTCGATAAGATACCGTTTGAATTGACAAATGCACAAAAGAGAGTTTTACAAGAGATGACGGAGGATTTGAAACAAGAAAAACCGATGCAGAGATTGGTACAGGGAGATGTAGGAAGTGGAAAGACGGTCTTGGCATGGTATGCAACCTATCTTACTTTTCTGAACGGTTATCAGACGGTGTTGATGGCGCCGACAGAGGTGCTGGCGAAACAACACTATGAAGGAGCAAAAAAGTTATTTGAAGGAAGCGGAGTGAGGATTGCGTTTTTGTCGGGAAGTATTTCGAAGAAAAAGAAAGAAGAGATTTATCAAGGAATTTCCGATGGAGATTATGATTTGGTAATTGGAACACATGCAGTCATTCAGGAAGGAGTACATTTTTCCAAGTTAGCGCTTGCGATTACAGATGAACAACATCGATTCGGAGTGAAACAGCGTGGAAAATTGTCCAAACAATATGAGATTTCACCGCATATTTTGGTTATGACAGCAACGCCGATTCCAAGGACCTTGACTTTAGTTTTACAGGGAGATTTGGATATTTCCATCATAGATGAATTGCCTAAGGGAAGGAAACAGATTGAAACTTACGCAATTGAGCAGAAAAAAGCTCATATGGTCTATGGACAATGTATCGGAGAATTGCAAAAAGGAAGACAGCTCTACATCGTTTGCCCTTTGGTGAAAGAGAGTGAAGTGTTGGATTTGAAATCTGCAGAAGAATTATATGAAAGTTTGAAGACAGGTGTATTTTCATCTTTCCGTGTAGGATTGTTGCACGGAAAGATGAAATCGAGTGAAAAAACGGAGATGATGAGGCAATACCAAGAGCATGAGATTGATGTGTTGGTTTCTACAACCGTGATTGAAGTAGGAATAAATGTTCCTAATGCGACTGTAATGATTATTGAAGACGCACAACGATTCGGACTTTCGCAACTACATCAGTTGAGAGGACGAGTGGGAAGAGGAAGCGACCAGTCGTATTGTTATCTTATTTATCGTGGATATGACCAAGTTGCGTTGAAAAGAATGCAGGTTATGACAAGTACGAATGACGGCTTTGTGATTGCGGAGAAAGATTTGGAGATTCGCGGTCCCGGAGAAGTGCTGGGTGTGAAACAACATGGGATTCCCGAATTAAAATTGGCGGATTTTACAAAGCATCAAAAAGTAATGTTTGCATCCAAGGAGGATATTCAAGAATTGACAGACAAAAGATTGGTTTGTTCGGAGCAAGAAAGAAAAACATTGGGAGACAGAGTGGAAGAGACATTTCAAAAGAAAATGGAACATCTTGTGATGAATTAG
- a CDS encoding DAK2 domain-containing protein → MNRIEGVLFRSMLVSGANNLKNERDIVDRLNVFPVPDGDTGTNMSLTMNSAITELESVASNELGEISKAVARGSLMGARGNSGVILSQILRGFAQGIEGKDYLQVKDFAVALDSARKVAYKAVIKPVEGTILTVCRETAEAALEMKDMENMEDFLVKLLEATRRSLANTPELLKALKEANVVDSGGRGFLSILEGMVKAYQGNPINADGSTETKQDFEEMMKQDIHAFSGEIKFGYCTEFFLRTYEVDADTFRREIEDMGDSMVVVGDEGIIKIHIHTNDPGVVLQKASAHGALDRIKIENMRLQQEAVLAKRREEMEEDPLAYGIISVAVGKGLADMMRDMNVTTIIEGGQTMNPSTEDFVKAIDKINSDTIFVFPNNSNIIMAANQAKEISDKNVIVIPTKDIPSALVGLMAIDVAATPEENEQNILDAISCVTSAEITYAVRDTTSGDKQIKEGEVIGISGKEILANGAEIEEVTLETIDSLSEDAEIITLFYGEDVTEEQATALMEHVAEKYPDVDVEIYEGGQPLYYYFISVE, encoded by the coding sequence ATGAATAGGATTGAAGGGGTACTGTTTCGAAGTATGTTAGTTTCCGGAGCAAATAATCTAAAAAACGAAAGAGATATTGTAGATAGATTAAATGTCTTTCCGGTTCCGGACGGTGACACAGGAACGAATATGTCGCTTACTATGAATTCTGCAATAACAGAGTTGGAGTCAGTTGCATCTAATGAGTTGGGAGAAATTTCCAAGGCGGTTGCAAGGGGCTCTCTTATGGGAGCAAGAGGAAACTCCGGTGTTATTTTGTCACAAATTCTTCGTGGATTTGCACAAGGGATTGAAGGAAAAGATTATTTGCAGGTAAAAGACTTTGCGGTTGCATTGGATTCTGCAAGAAAAGTTGCTTACAAAGCCGTGATTAAACCCGTAGAGGGAACTATTTTGACAGTTTGCAGAGAAACGGCAGAGGCAGCTTTGGAAATGAAAGATATGGAAAATATGGAAGACTTCTTGGTGAAACTTTTGGAAGCAACTCGTCGTTCTTTGGCAAATACACCTGAATTATTGAAGGCGCTCAAAGAGGCGAATGTAGTGGATTCCGGAGGGCGAGGCTTTCTTTCTATCTTAGAAGGAATGGTAAAGGCATATCAAGGAAATCCAATCAATGCGGACGGCAGTACAGAAACAAAACAAGATTTTGAAGAAATGATGAAACAAGATATTCATGCATTCTCCGGAGAAATCAAATTTGGGTATTGTACAGAATTTTTCTTAAGAACTTATGAAGTGGATGCAGATACATTCCGTAGAGAAATTGAAGATATGGGAGATTCTATGGTTGTTGTGGGAGATGAGGGGATTATCAAAATTCACATCCATACCAATGATCCGGGAGTTGTGTTGCAAAAGGCATCTGCACATGGTGCATTGGATCGCATCAAGATTGAGAACATGAGATTGCAACAAGAAGCTGTTTTGGCAAAGAGAAGAGAAGAGATGGAAGAAGATCCGCTTGCATACGGAATTATCTCAGTTGCAGTAGGTAAAGGCCTTGCAGACATGATGAGAGACATGAATGTGACCACTATCATTGAAGGTGGACAAACCATGAATCCGAGTACGGAAGATTTTGTGAAGGCGATTGATAAAATCAATTCCGATACCATCTTCGTATTTCCTAACAATTCTAATATCATTATGGCGGCAAACCAAGCCAAAGAAATCAGTGATAAAAATGTAATCGTGATTCCGACAAAAGATATTCCTTCCGCATTAGTGGGATTGATGGCAATCGATGTTGCTGCAACTCCGGAAGAAAATGAACAAAATATATTGGATGCAATTTCATGTGTAACCTCGGCTGAGATTACTTATGCTGTTCGTGACACAACAAGTGGTGACAAGCAAATCAAAGAAGGCGAAGTAATCGGAATCAGCGGAAAAGAAATTCTTGCTAACGGTGCAGAAATAGAAGAAGTAACCTTAGAAACCATCGACAGTTTGTCAGAAGATGCTGAAATCATTACCCTGTTCTATGGGGAAGATGTCACAGAAGAACAGGCAACAGCATTGATGGAGCATGTAGCAGAGAAATATCCTGATGTGGATGTAGAAATCTACGAGGGAGGACAACCTCTCTACTATTATTTCATATCTGTAGAATAG
- a CDS encoding Asp23/Gls24 family envelope stress response protein has protein sequence MSTCKVNEHGAIYIEKDVVAKIANNAAKECYGLVGMASRNKNGIVELLSFANGTKGISVDIVDGVVYLNLFVIIQYGTNIAVVSENIIERVKYYIEHQTGLKVGEITINVDGVRVQK, from the coding sequence ATGTCAACTTGTAAAGTAAATGAACATGGAGCAATATATATTGAAAAAGATGTTGTTGCAAAAATTGCAAACAATGCGGCGAAAGAATGTTATGGATTAGTGGGAATGGCATCCAGAAATAAAAATGGGATTGTAGAATTACTTTCTTTTGCAAACGGAACAAAAGGAATTTCTGTTGATATTGTAGATGGTGTTGTTTATCTGAACTTGTTTGTTATTATTCAGTACGGAACCAATATTGCAGTTGTATCAGAAAATATTATTGAGCGTGTAAAATACTACATTGAACATCAGACCGGCTTAAAAGTTGGAGAAATTACAATCAATGTTGATGGAGTAAGAGTTCAAAAATAG
- a CDS encoding homoserine O-succinyltransferase has protein sequence MPLVIPSDLPAKSILEKEQIFIITTNRADSQDIRLLKLAILNLMPKKEETETQLLRMLSNTPLQVHVDLIRTESYKSKNTDETHLNRFYKTFEEMKHTKYDAMIVTGAPVETMEYEVVDYWEEFTQILEYAKENVFSTMFICWASQAALYHYYGIQKYQKDEKIFGVYDFDVMHRGVLTKGFDDYFFMPQSRYTYNKIDEVEKCDDLIVWSGREDIGSNLVSSKDGRFVFIAGHFEYEEDTLYQEYLRDRQRGLNTKLPQNYFVDNDETKGIKVRWRSHANLFFANWLNYGVYQETPYDISKIGKKK, from the coding sequence ATGCCTTTAGTAATACCAAGTGATTTACCTGCAAAAAGTATATTAGAGAAAGAACAAATTTTTATCATCACAACAAACCGAGCAGATTCTCAGGATATTCGTCTGCTCAAACTTGCCATTTTGAACTTGATGCCGAAAAAAGAGGAGACAGAGACGCAGTTGCTTCGTATGTTGTCCAATACCCCTTTGCAAGTTCATGTTGATTTGATACGAACGGAAAGTTATAAATCCAAAAATACAGATGAAACGCATTTGAACCGTTTTTATAAGACATTTGAAGAAATGAAACATACCAAGTATGATGCGATGATTGTTACAGGAGCGCCGGTAGAAACGATGGAGTATGAAGTCGTGGACTATTGGGAAGAGTTCACTCAGATTTTGGAGTATGCAAAGGAGAATGTTTTTTCCACGATGTTTATCTGTTGGGCATCTCAAGCAGCATTGTATCATTATTATGGGATTCAAAAATATCAAAAAGACGAAAAGATTTTTGGAGTTTACGACTTTGATGTAATGCATAGAGGTGTTTTGACAAAAGGGTTCGATGATTATTTCTTTATGCCTCAATCTCGCTACACTTACAATAAGATAGACGAAGTGGAGAAATGTGATGATTTGATTGTGTGGTCAGGGAGAGAAGATATCGGCAGCAATTTAGTTTCCAGTAAAGACGGAAGATTTGTATTTATTGCAGGGCATTTTGAATATGAGGAGGACACTCTGTATCAGGAGTATTTGAGAGACAGACAAAGGGGATTAAACACAAAACTTCCTCAAAATTATTTTGTAGACAATGACGAAACGAAGGGGATTAAGGTGAGATGGAGATCTCATGCAAATCTGTTTTTTGCAAACTGGTTGAATTATGGTGTATATCAGGAAACACCTTATGATATTTCCAAAATTGGAAAGAAAAAGTAG
- a CDS encoding O-acetylhomoserine aminocarboxypropyltransferase/cysteine synthase family protein — translation MGRFKSKSIETLCVQAGYEAKNGEPRITPLVQSTTYQYDSADEVADLFDLKKAGHMYSRISNPTVGVLEEKISALEGGVGALATSSGQAATLLSILTICNHGEHLVAMNNLYGGTYTLLSSTLKKLGIETTFVPVNASKEVIQAAIQENTKLIFSETIGNPKVDVLDIERIAEVAHENNIPLFVDNTFATPYLCRPFEFGADIVIHSTTKYLDGHATSVGGLIVDSGKFDWTNGKFPHLTEKDPNYHGLSYTETFGNQAFITKARVVFMRDFGTTMSPFNAFLTNLGAETLALRMARHSENALKVAKFLENHEKVVWVNYPLLESSTSYELSKKYLKKGGSGVISFGVKGDVEDTKRFIDSLTLASLVVHVGDLRTHILHPASMTHRQLSKEQQLGAGIEENMVRFSVGIEDVEDIIFDLDQALASL, via the coding sequence ATGGGAAGATTTAAGAGTAAAAGTATTGAAACATTATGTGTACAAGCAGGTTATGAAGCGAAGAACGGAGAACCGAGAATCACTCCGTTGGTGCAATCTACAACATATCAGTATGACAGTGCGGATGAAGTGGCGGATTTGTTCGATTTGAAAAAAGCCGGACATATGTACAGTCGTATCTCAAATCCGACAGTAGGAGTGTTGGAAGAGAAGATATCAGCTTTAGAAGGAGGAGTAGGAGCGTTGGCGACTTCTTCGGGACAGGCTGCAACTCTATTATCCATCCTTACAATTTGTAATCATGGGGAGCACCTTGTGGCAATGAACAATTTGTATGGCGGAACATACACTTTACTATCTTCTACTTTGAAAAAGTTGGGAATTGAGACAACTTTTGTTCCGGTAAATGCGTCTAAAGAAGTGATACAAGCGGCAATTCAAGAAAATACAAAATTGATTTTTTCCGAAACAATCGGAAACCCTAAAGTAGATGTGTTGGATATTGAAAGAATAGCAGAAGTTGCACACGAAAATAATATTCCGTTGTTTGTGGATAATACTTTTGCGACTCCATATCTTTGCAGACCGTTTGAATTCGGAGCAGATATCGTGATTCACTCTACAACAAAATATCTTGACGGACACGCAACAAGTGTAGGAGGACTTATCGTAGATTCCGGAAAATTTGATTGGACAAACGGAAAGTTCCCACATTTAACAGAGAAAGACCCTAATTATCATGGACTTAGCTATACAGAAACATTTGGAAATCAAGCATTTATTACAAAGGCAAGAGTTGTGTTCATGAGAGATTTTGGAACGACAATGAGCCCATTCAATGCATTTTTGACAAACTTGGGAGCAGAGACATTGGCACTTAGAATGGCACGACATTCCGAAAATGCATTGAAAGTTGCAAAATTCTTGGAAAACCATGAAAAAGTGGTTTGGGTGAACTATCCATTGCTTGAAAGCTCCACTTCTTATGAATTGAGTAAAAAATATTTGAAAAAAGGCGGAAGCGGAGTTATCAGTTTTGGAGTAAAAGGTGATGTGGAAGATACAAAGAGATTCATCGATTCTCTCACCTTAGCTTCCTTGGTAGTCCATGTAGGAGATTTAAGAACTCATATCTTGCATCCGGCGAGCATGACACACAGACAACTGTCAAAAGAACAGCAGTTGGGAGCCGGTATTGAGGAAAATATGGTTCGTTTCTCAGTGGGAATTGAAGATGTAGAAGATATCATTTTTGATTTAGATCAAGCCTTAGCATCGTTATAG
- a CDS encoding GrpB family protein: MGKMLEETSLEELWQLFPIFLVEHNPLWKVWYEEERNTILSTVPDNIIVRISHIGSTAILGIWTKNIVDILIEVNNESDLDIVKDILTDNGWLCMNMSENRITLNKGYTEQGFAERVFHLHIRMTGDHDELYFRDYLNEHKEIAKEYETLKLSLWKQFEHDRDGYTDAKTDFIKKCTDLAKCEYRGRY, translated from the coding sequence TTGGGTAAAATGTTAGAAGAAACGAGCTTAGAAGAACTTTGGCAACTGTTTCCGATTTTTTTGGTGGAACATAATCCGTTGTGGAAAGTATGGTATGAAGAAGAACGAAACACTATCTTATCAACAGTGCCGGATAATATTATAGTAAGAATATCTCATATCGGAAGTACTGCAATTTTAGGAATATGGACAAAAAATATTGTAGATATATTGATTGAAGTAAACAACGAGTCGGATTTGGATATTGTAAAGGACATCCTTACAGATAACGGTTGGTTATGTATGAATATGAGTGAAAATCGAATCACGCTCAATAAAGGATACACAGAACAAGGTTTTGCAGAGAGGGTATTTCACCTTCATATTAGAATGACCGGAGATCATGATGAACTATATTTTCGAGACTATCTCAATGAACATAAAGAGATAGCCAAAGAATATGAAACATTGAAACTATCTCTTTGGAAACAATTTGAGCATGATCGAGATGGATATACTGATGCAAAAACGGATTTTATCAAAAAATGTACAGATTTGGCAAAATGTGAATATAGAGGTCGATATTGA
- a CDS encoding flavodoxin codes for MKPLVVYYSYSGITRRLAEDIALITDGDLRELKPQKPYSFSYHTAIKEVRKEIERGYCPPLMERTESMGDSEVVFIGSPNWLKTFAPPVLSFLRTVDLSNKTIIPFCTHGGGGFGNMMEDYKRECKNSIIKDGIALKADYNFDELKNWLDSNL; via the coding sequence TTGAAACCTTTGGTGGTATACTATTCCTATTCAGGAATCACAAGAAGATTAGCGGAAGATATTGCATTGATTACAGATGGTGATTTGAGAGAGCTGAAACCGCAAAAGCCCTATTCATTTTCCTATCATACTGCGATAAAAGAAGTAAGGAAAGAAATTGAAAGAGGATATTGTCCTCCTCTGATGGAAAGAACAGAAAGCATGGGAGATTCGGAGGTCGTTTTTATTGGCTCGCCCAACTGGCTTAAGACATTTGCACCGCCTGTTCTGTCGTTTTTACGAACGGTTGATTTGAGCAACAAGACCATTATTCCATTTTGTACGCATGGCGGAGGTGGTTTTGGGAACATGATGGAAGATTATAAAAGAGAATGCAAAAATTCCATCATTAAAGACGGAATAGCATTAAAAGCAGACTACAATTTCGATGAGCTGAAAAATTGGTTAGACAGTAATTTGTAA
- a CDS encoding TM2 domain-containing protein, whose product MAGNFCPQCGASNEFGATECRFCGNKLSVQQASQQPQRVYVTGINPSWPVKNKLVAGLLGIFLGGIGVHKFYLGKIGMGIIYILFCWTGIPAIVGFIEGIIYLCSNDENFQLKHHVRLE is encoded by the coding sequence ATGGCAGGAAATTTTTGTCCACAATGTGGAGCTTCTAATGAGTTTGGAGCAACAGAATGTAGGTTTTGTGGTAATAAGTTATCGGTACAACAGGCATCTCAACAACCTCAACGGGTGTATGTGACAGGAATCAATCCTTCATGGCCTGTAAAGAATAAGCTTGTAGCAGGGTTACTTGGAATTTTCTTAGGAGGAATCGGTGTTCATAAATTTTATTTAGGTAAGATTGGAATGGGGATTATATACATCTTGTTCTGTTGGACCGGAATTCCTGCTATCGTTGGATTTATAGAAGGTATTATTTATCTATGCTCAAATGATGAAAACTTCCAACTGAAACATCATGTAAGACTTGAGTAA